A window from Streptomyces griseiscabiei encodes these proteins:
- a CDS encoding maleylpyruvate isomerase family mycothiol-dependent enzyme, translating to MPPARKRPRTYDPAKTRKAVLAQFGHVREAVGALTGEQLAAPTRLGAWTVRDLAAHLTMAVESVSRALERSEPPKAELNPLDYASATAAHASAIAEGSHALAEAQPDLVALYAEVERRVTEALAAAPQGRVIDTRAGGMLLDDYLVTRTIELVVHTDDLNAAVPGLDVPYDRHALATCVRLLADTLAARAPGGSTEVRIPPYAVVQCVEGPRHTRGTPPNVVETDPLTWIRLATGRVTWAAALDAADVSASGERADLSGLLPLMA from the coding sequence ATGCCGCCCGCCAGGAAACGCCCCCGCACCTACGACCCCGCCAAGACCCGCAAGGCCGTCCTGGCCCAGTTCGGGCACGTACGGGAGGCGGTGGGCGCCCTCACCGGCGAGCAGCTCGCGGCGCCGACCCGGCTCGGGGCGTGGACGGTCCGGGATCTGGCCGCGCACCTCACCATGGCCGTCGAGAGCGTCAGCCGGGCCCTGGAGCGGTCCGAGCCGCCGAAGGCCGAGCTGAACCCCCTCGACTACGCCTCCGCGACCGCCGCCCACGCGTCCGCCATCGCCGAGGGCAGCCACGCCCTGGCCGAGGCCCAGCCCGACCTCGTCGCCCTCTACGCGGAGGTGGAGCGGCGGGTCACCGAGGCCCTCGCCGCCGCCCCGCAGGGCCGGGTCATCGACACCCGCGCCGGCGGCATGCTGCTCGACGACTACCTGGTCACCCGCACGATCGAGCTGGTCGTCCACACCGACGACCTGAACGCCGCCGTCCCCGGCCTCGACGTCCCCTACGACCGCCACGCCCTGGCCACCTGCGTCCGGCTGCTCGCCGACACCCTCGCAGCGCGGGCGCCCGGCGGCTCGACGGAGGTGCGGATCCCGCCGTACGCCGTCGTGCAGTGCGTGGAGGGGCCACGGCACACCCGGGGCACCCCGCCGAACGTGGTCGAGACCGACCCGCTGACCTGGATCCGCCTCGCGACCGGCCGGGTGACGTGGGCCGCCGCCCTGGACGCGGCCGACGTCAGCGCGAGCGGCGAGCGGGCGGACCTGAGCGGGCTGCTGCCGCTGATGGCCTGA
- the purM gene encoding phosphoribosylformylglycinamidine cyclo-ligase — protein sequence MSETTGASYAAAGVDIEAGDRAVELMKEWVKKTQRPEVLGGLGGFAGLFDASALKRYERPLLASATDGVGTKVDIARQLGVYDTIGHDLVAMVMDDIVVCGAEPLFMTDYICVGKVHPERVAAIVKGIAEGCVLAGCALVGGETAEHPGLLGPDDFDVAGAGTGVVEAEHLLGPDRIRTGDAVIAMAASGLHSNGYSLVRHVLLNQAGLSLDAEIAELGRTLGAELLEPTKIYSLDCLALTRTTEVHAFSHVTGGGLAANLARVIPDGLHATVDRSTWTPAPIFDLVGTTGQVERLELEKTLNMGVGMIAIVPQESADVALTTLADRGVEAWVAGEITDRADHTTGAELVGDYARG from the coding sequence ATGTCTGAGACAACTGGTGCCAGCTACGCAGCCGCGGGCGTCGACATCGAGGCGGGCGACCGCGCCGTCGAGCTGATGAAGGAGTGGGTGAAGAAGACCCAGCGCCCCGAGGTCCTCGGCGGCCTCGGCGGTTTCGCCGGACTCTTCGACGCCTCCGCCCTCAAGCGCTACGAGCGCCCGCTGCTCGCCTCCGCGACGGACGGCGTCGGCACGAAGGTCGACATCGCCCGGCAGCTCGGCGTGTACGACACCATCGGCCATGACCTGGTCGCGATGGTGATGGACGACATCGTGGTCTGCGGCGCCGAGCCGCTGTTCATGACCGACTACATCTGTGTCGGCAAGGTCCACCCCGAGCGGGTCGCCGCCATCGTCAAGGGCATCGCCGAGGGCTGTGTCCTCGCCGGCTGCGCCCTCGTCGGCGGCGAGACCGCCGAGCACCCCGGCCTCCTCGGCCCGGACGACTTCGACGTGGCCGGCGCCGGCACGGGCGTGGTCGAGGCGGAGCACCTGCTCGGCCCGGATCGTATCCGTACGGGTGACGCGGTGATCGCGATGGCCGCCTCCGGCCTTCACTCGAACGGGTACTCGCTGGTCCGCCACGTCCTGCTCAACCAGGCGGGCCTCTCCCTGGACGCCGAGATCGCCGAGCTCGGCCGCACCCTGGGCGCGGAGCTGCTGGAGCCCACCAAGATCTACTCGCTGGACTGTCTGGCCCTCACCCGCACCACCGAGGTCCACGCCTTCAGCCACGTCACCGGAGGCGGTCTCGCGGCCAACCTGGCCCGGGTGATCCCGGACGGCCTCCACGCCACCGTGGACCGCTCCACCTGGACCCCGGCCCCGATCTTCGACCTGGTCGGCACCACGGGTCAGGTCGAGCGCCTGGAGCTGGAGAAGACCCTGAACATGGGCGTGGGCATGATCGCCATCGTCCCCCAGGAGTCGGCGGACGTGGCCCTGACGACCCTGGCCGACCGCGGTGTCGAAGCCTGGGTCGCGGGCGAGATCACCGACCGCGCCGACCACACCACGGGCGCGGAACTGGTGGGCGACTACGCACGGGGCTGA
- a CDS encoding Leu/Phe/Val dehydrogenase — protein MTDVSDGVLHTLFQSDQGGHEQVVLCQDRASGLKAVIAIHSTALGPALGGTRFYPYATEAEAVADALNLARGMSYKNAMAGLDHGGGKAVIIGDPDRIKSEELLLAYGRFVASLGGRYVTACDVGTYVADMDVVARTCRWTTGRSPENGGAGDSSVLTAFGVYQGMRASAQQLWGDPSLRDRRVGIAGVGKVGHHLVTHLRAEGAEIVITDVREDAVRRILDRHPDGVTAVADTDALIRTEGLDIYAPCALGGALNDDSVPVLTAKVVCGAANNQLAHPGVEKDLADRGILYAPDYVVNAGGVVQVADELHGFDFERCRAKAAKIFDTTLAIFARAKTDGIPPAAAADRIAEQRMHEAAAGRAH, from the coding sequence GTGACCGATGTATCTGACGGCGTCCTGCACACCCTGTTCCAGTCGGACCAGGGCGGTCACGAGCAAGTCGTGCTCTGCCAGGACCGGGCCAGCGGCCTCAAGGCCGTCATCGCCATCCACTCCACCGCGCTGGGCCCCGCTCTCGGCGGCACACGCTTCTACCCGTACGCGACCGAGGCCGAGGCCGTCGCCGACGCCCTGAACCTGGCGCGCGGGATGTCGTACAAGAACGCCATGGCCGGGCTCGACCACGGCGGCGGCAAGGCCGTGATCATCGGCGACCCCGACCGGATCAAGAGCGAGGAGCTGCTGCTCGCCTACGGGCGGTTCGTGGCCTCGCTGGGCGGCCGGTACGTGACCGCCTGCGACGTCGGCACCTATGTCGCCGACATGGACGTCGTGGCCCGCACGTGCCGCTGGACCACCGGCCGGTCCCCGGAGAACGGCGGCGCAGGCGATTCGTCCGTCCTCACCGCCTTCGGCGTCTACCAGGGCATGCGGGCCTCCGCCCAGCAGCTGTGGGGCGATCCCTCGCTGCGCGACCGCCGGGTCGGCATCGCGGGCGTCGGCAAGGTCGGCCACCACCTCGTGACGCATCTGCGGGCCGAGGGCGCCGAGATCGTGATCACGGACGTGCGCGAGGACGCCGTACGGCGGATCCTCGACCGGCACCCGGACGGGGTCACCGCCGTCGCCGACACCGACGCGCTGATCCGCACCGAGGGGCTCGACATCTACGCCCCCTGCGCGCTCGGCGGCGCCCTGAACGACGACTCCGTGCCGGTGCTGACCGCCAAGGTGGTGTGCGGCGCGGCCAACAACCAGCTCGCCCACCCCGGCGTCGAGAAGGACCTCGCCGATCGCGGGATCCTCTACGCCCCGGACTACGTGGTGAACGCCGGCGGGGTCGTCCAGGTCGCCGACGAACTGCACGGGTTCGACTTCGAGCGGTGCAGGGCGAAGGCGGCGAAGATCTTCGACACCACGTTGGCGATCTTCGCACGTGCGAAGACGGATGGCATTCCGCCGGCCGCCGCGGCCGACCGGATCGCCGAGCAGCGGATGCACGAGGCGGCGGCGGGCCGCGCTCACTGA
- the purL gene encoding phosphoribosylformylglycinamidine synthase subunit PurL, whose protein sequence is MSRTPLDTVEHAAATPDVELPWAELGLKKDEYERVVEILGRRPTGAELAMYSVMWSEHCSYKSSKVHLRQFGEKAPQSDALLVGIGENAGVVDVGQGYAVTFKVESHNHPSYVEPYQGAATGVGGIVRDIIAMGARPVAVVDPLRFGAADHPDTKRVLPGVVAGIGGYGNCLGLPNIGGEVVFDACYQGNPLVNAGAIGVMRHEDIHLAKASGAGNKVILYGARTGGDGIGGASILASETFDDAKPSKRPAVQVGDPFQEKLLIECTLEAFKEKLVVGIQDLGAAGLSCATSELASNGSGGMRVTLDDVPLRDSTLSPEEILMSESQERMCAVVEPEKVDRFLAICDKWDVIATVIGEVTDGDRLEIYWHGGKIVDVDPRTVAHDGPVYERPYARPEWQDALQADDANKLPRPATSEELKDQVLKLVASPNQASKSWITSQYDHFVQGNTVLAQPEDSGMIRVDESTGLGVAIATDGNGRYAKLDPYHGAQLALAEAYRNVATTGAKPLAVSDCLNFGSPEDPAVMWQFAEAVRGLADGCLQLGTPVTGGNVSLYNQTGEVAIHPTPVVAVLGVIDDVARRTPVAFQEEGQLLYLLGDTREEFGGSAWSQVVHDHLGGLPPQVDLERERLLAEILISASRDGMIDSAHDLSDGGLIQAVVESALLGGKGARLIVPDGLDAFTFLLSESAGRAVVAVPRSEELRFNDMCGARGLPATRIGVVDGEAVEIQGEFTLPLEELRVAHEGTIPALLA, encoded by the coding sequence ATGAGCCGGACGCCTCTGGACACGGTCGAGCACGCGGCCGCGACCCCCGACGTCGAGCTGCCCTGGGCCGAACTGGGCCTGAAGAAGGACGAGTACGAGCGGGTCGTGGAGATCCTCGGCCGCCGGCCCACCGGTGCCGAGCTGGCCATGTACTCCGTCATGTGGTCCGAGCACTGCTCGTACAAGTCCTCCAAGGTCCACCTGCGCCAGTTCGGCGAGAAGGCCCCCCAGTCGGACGCCCTCCTCGTCGGCATCGGCGAGAACGCGGGCGTCGTCGACGTCGGTCAGGGCTACGCGGTCACCTTCAAGGTCGAGTCGCACAACCACCCCTCGTACGTCGAGCCCTACCAGGGCGCGGCCACGGGCGTCGGCGGCATCGTCCGCGACATCATCGCGATGGGCGCCCGCCCGGTCGCGGTCGTGGACCCGCTGCGCTTCGGCGCGGCCGACCACCCCGACACCAAGCGCGTCCTGCCCGGCGTCGTCGCCGGCATCGGCGGCTACGGCAACTGCCTGGGCCTGCCGAACATCGGCGGCGAGGTCGTCTTCGACGCCTGCTACCAGGGCAACCCGCTGGTCAACGCCGGTGCCATCGGTGTCATGCGGCACGAGGACATCCACCTCGCCAAGGCCTCCGGCGCCGGCAACAAGGTCATCCTGTACGGGGCCCGCACCGGCGGCGACGGCATCGGCGGTGCCTCGATCCTGGCCTCCGAGACCTTCGACGACGCCAAGCCCTCCAAGCGTCCCGCCGTCCAGGTCGGCGACCCCTTCCAGGAGAAGCTCCTCATCGAGTGCACCCTGGAGGCGTTCAAGGAGAAGCTGGTCGTCGGCATCCAGGACCTCGGCGCGGCGGGCCTGTCCTGCGCGACGAGCGAGCTGGCGTCCAACGGCTCCGGCGGCATGCGCGTCACCCTCGACGACGTACCGCTGCGCGACTCCACGCTCTCGCCCGAGGAGATCCTCATGAGCGAGTCGCAGGAACGCATGTGCGCGGTCGTCGAGCCGGAGAAGGTCGACCGCTTCCTCGCGATCTGCGACAAGTGGGACGTCATCGCCACGGTCATCGGCGAGGTCACCGACGGCGACCGCCTGGAGATCTACTGGCACGGCGGCAAGATCGTCGACGTCGACCCGCGCACGGTCGCGCACGACGGCCCGGTCTACGAGCGCCCGTACGCCCGCCCCGAGTGGCAGGACGCGCTCCAGGCGGACGACGCGAACAAGCTCCCGCGCCCGGCGACGTCCGAGGAGCTGAAGGACCAGGTCCTGAAGCTGGTGGCGTCCCCCAACCAGGCCTCCAAGTCCTGGATCACCTCCCAGTACGACCACTTCGTGCAGGGCAACACGGTCCTCGCCCAGCCCGAGGACTCGGGCATGATCCGCGTCGACGAGTCGACCGGCCTGGGTGTCGCCATCGCCACCGACGGCAACGGCCGCTACGCCAAGCTGGACCCGTACCACGGCGCCCAGCTGGCCCTGGCGGAGGCGTACCGCAATGTCGCCACCACCGGCGCCAAGCCGCTGGCCGTCTCCGACTGCCTGAACTTCGGCTCCCCGGAGGACCCGGCGGTCATGTGGCAGTTCGCGGAGGCCGTACGCGGTCTCGCGGACGGCTGCCTGCAGCTGGGCACCCCGGTGACCGGCGGCAACGTCTCGCTCTACAACCAGACGGGCGAGGTGGCCATCCACCCCACCCCGGTCGTCGCGGTCCTGGGCGTCATCGACGACGTCGCCCGCCGCACACCCGTCGCCTTCCAGGAAGAGGGCCAGCTCCTCTACCTGCTCGGCGACACCCGTGAGGAGTTCGGCGGCTCGGCCTGGTCCCAGGTCGTCCACGACCACCTCGGCGGACTGCCCCCGCAGGTCGACCTGGAGCGCGAGCGCCTGCTCGCCGAGATCCTGATCTCCGCCTCCCGCGACGGCATGATCGACTCCGCGCACGACCTCTCCGACGGCGGCCTGATCCAGGCGGTCGTGGAGTCGGCCCTGCTCGGCGGCAAGGGCGCCCGTCTGATCGTCCCCGACGGTCTGGACGCGTTCACCTTCCTCCTCTCGGAGTCGGCCGGCCGCGCCGTCGTGGCCGTCCCCCGCTCGGAGGAGCTCCGCTTCAACGACATGTGCGGCGCCCGGGGCCTCCCGGCCACCCGCATCGGCGTCGTGGACGGCGAAGCGGTCGAGATCCAGGGCGAGTTCACGCTCCCCCTGGAGGAGCTGCGGGTCGCCCACGAGGGCACGATCCCGGCGCTGCTGGCGTAG
- the bldC gene encoding developmental transcriptional regulator BldC, whose translation MTARTPDAEPLLTPAEVATMFRVDPKTVTRWAKAGKLTSIRTLGGHRRYREAEVRALLAGIPQQRSEA comes from the coding sequence ATGACCGCTCGCACCCCTGATGCCGAGCCGCTGCTGACCCCGGCTGAGGTCGCCACCATGTTCCGCGTCGACCCCAAGACGGTCACGCGGTGGGCGAAGGCCGGCAAGCTCACGTCCATCCGCACGCTCGGCGGACACCGCCGTTACCGCGAGGCTGAGGTCCGCGCACTGCTCGCGGGTATTCCGCAGCAGCGCAGCGAGGCCTGA
- a CDS encoding DUF3073 domain-containing protein, which translates to MGRGRAKAKQTKVARQLKYNSGGTDLSRLASELGASTSSQPPNGEPFEDDEDDDDPYAQYADLYNDDDEDDGDDQSGPASHRRGA; encoded by the coding sequence ATGGGGCGCGGCCGGGCCAAGGCCAAGCAGACGAAGGTCGCCCGCCAGCTGAAGTACAACAGCGGCGGGACTGACCTGTCGCGTCTGGCCAGCGAGCTGGGCGCATCGACTTCGAGCCAACCTCCGAACGGCGAACCGTTCGAGGACGACGAAGACGACGACGACCCGTACGCCCAGTACGCGGATCTTTATAACGACGACGATGAGGACGACGGGGACGATCAGTCCGGTCCCGCCTCTCATCGTCGCGGCGCTTGA
- a CDS encoding META domain-containing protein: MDKRLRLTLTALALFPLTLLAACGTESSGDSGSGNVGSGTSTAEKSSVTDVRWKVDSLTVGDQTRQAPDGAWLRIADDGEVEGNYGCNTFGSTAAFKDDGIDFETARSTEMACGDAPMKFEESFARTLDTGTFTARTSDGGLTLTTGDGDTVKLSEEEPAELYGTKWRIDSLMDHDVATSLPEAARGKAWFTLDKKAGTLSGSVGCNDISAKATVSEDRITLGSPRTTRKMCSDSLMAAERSFLELFRGTVEYRIDHRSITLTSENDAGIGAVADK; encoded by the coding sequence ATGGACAAGCGACTGCGACTGACCCTGACCGCCCTGGCCCTCTTCCCGCTCACCCTGCTCGCGGCCTGCGGCACGGAGTCGTCCGGCGACTCCGGCAGCGGCAACGTCGGCTCGGGCACCTCGACCGCCGAGAAGTCCTCGGTCACCGACGTCCGCTGGAAGGTCGACAGCCTCACCGTCGGCGACCAGACGCGACAGGCACCCGACGGCGCCTGGCTCAGGATCGCCGACGACGGCGAGGTCGAAGGCAACTACGGCTGCAACACCTTCGGCTCGACCGCCGCCTTCAAGGACGACGGCATCGACTTCGAGACCGCCCGGTCCACCGAGATGGCCTGCGGCGACGCCCCGATGAAGTTCGAGGAGAGCTTCGCCCGCACGCTGGACACCGGGACGTTCACCGCCCGGACCAGCGACGGCGGACTGACCCTCACCACGGGTGACGGCGACACCGTGAAGCTGAGCGAGGAGGAGCCCGCCGAGCTGTACGGCACGAAGTGGCGAATCGATTCGCTCATGGACCACGACGTCGCCACCTCCCTTCCCGAGGCGGCCCGGGGCAAGGCCTGGTTCACCCTCGACAAGAAGGCGGGCACGCTGAGCGGAAGCGTCGGCTGCAACGACATCTCCGCCAAGGCCACGGTGAGCGAGGACCGCATCACCCTCGGCAGTCCCCGGACCACCCGCAAGATGTGCTCCGACTCACTCATGGCCGCCGAGCGGAGCTTCCTGGAGCTCTTCCGGGGCACGGTGGAGTATCGGATCGATCACCGCAGTATCACGCTGACCAGCGAAAACGACGCGGGTATCGGCGCCGTCGCCGACAAGTGA
- the purF gene encoding amidophosphoribosyltransferase encodes MPRGDGRLNHDLLPGEKGPQDACGVFGVWAPGEEVAKLTYFGLYALQHRGQESAGIAVSNGSQILVFKDMGLVSQVFDETSLGSLQGHIAVGHARYSTTGASVWENAQPTFRATAHGSIALGHNGNLVNTAQLAEMVADLPKQEGRTPRVAATNDTDLLTALLAAQVDEDGKPLTVEEAAPKVLPQVRGAFSLVFMNEHTLYAARDPQGIRPLVLGRLERGWVVASEGAALDICGASFVREIEPGEFIAIDENGLRSSRFAEAKPKGCVFEYVYLARPDTDIAGRNVYLSRVEMGRKLAKEAPVEADLVIATPESGTPAAIGYAEASGIPFGAGLVKNAYVGRTFIQPSQTIRQLGIRLKLNPLKEVIKGKRLVVVDDSIVRGNTQRALVRMLREAGAAEVHIRISSPPVKWPCFFGIDFATRAELIANGMTIDEIGTSLGADSLSYISIDGMIEATTIAKPNLCRACFDGEYPMELPDPELLGKRLLETELAAGPAATAATDAIRRP; translated from the coding sequence GTGCCACGTGGTGACGGACGACTCAACCACGACCTTCTCCCCGGCGAGAAAGGCCCCCAGGACGCGTGTGGCGTCTTCGGTGTCTGGGCCCCGGGTGAAGAGGTCGCCAAGCTCACGTACTTCGGGCTCTACGCCCTCCAGCATCGGGGCCAGGAATCCGCGGGTATCGCGGTCAGCAACGGCTCCCAGATCCTCGTCTTCAAGGACATGGGCCTCGTTTCCCAGGTCTTCGACGAGACCTCGCTCGGTTCCCTCCAGGGTCACATCGCGGTCGGTCACGCCCGCTACTCGACCACCGGCGCCTCCGTGTGGGAGAACGCCCAGCCGACGTTCCGTGCCACCGCGCACGGCTCCATCGCGCTCGGCCACAACGGCAACCTGGTCAACACGGCCCAGCTCGCCGAGATGGTCGCCGACCTGCCCAAGCAGGAGGGCCGTACGCCCCGCGTCGCGGCCACCAACGACACCGACCTGCTCACCGCGCTCCTCGCGGCCCAGGTCGACGAGGACGGCAAGCCGCTGACCGTCGAGGAGGCCGCTCCGAAGGTCCTCCCGCAGGTCCGCGGTGCCTTCTCCCTCGTGTTCATGAACGAGCACACCCTGTACGCCGCCCGTGACCCGCAGGGCATCCGCCCGCTGGTCCTCGGCCGGCTGGAGCGCGGCTGGGTCGTCGCCTCCGAGGGCGCCGCCCTCGACATCTGCGGCGCGAGCTTCGTCCGCGAGATCGAGCCGGGCGAGTTCATCGCCATCGACGAGAACGGTCTGCGCAGCTCCCGATTCGCGGAAGCGAAGCCCAAGGGCTGTGTCTTCGAGTACGTCTATCTGGCCCGCCCGGACACCGACATCGCCGGCCGGAACGTGTACCTCTCCCGGGTGGAGATGGGGCGCAAGCTGGCCAAGGAAGCCCCCGTCGAGGCCGATCTGGTCATAGCGACCCCGGAATCCGGCACCCCGGCCGCCATCGGGTACGCGGAGGCCTCGGGCATCCCGTTCGGTGCGGGTCTGGTGAAGAACGCGTACGTCGGACGTACGTTCATCCAGCCCTCCCAGACGATCCGCCAGCTCGGTATCCGGCTGAAGCTGAACCCGCTCAAGGAAGTCATCAAGGGCAAGCGCCTGGTCGTGGTCGACGACTCGATCGTCCGCGGCAACACCCAGCGCGCCCTGGTCCGGATGCTCCGCGAGGCGGGCGCCGCCGAGGTCCACATCCGGATCTCCTCGCCGCCCGTGAAGTGGCCCTGCTTCTTCGGCATCGACTTCGCCACCCGCGCCGAGCTGATCGCCAACGGCATGACGATCGACGAGATCGGCACCTCGCTCGGCGCCGACTCCCTCTCCTACATCTCCATCGACGGCATGATCGAGGCGACCACCATCGCCAAGCCGAACCTCTGCCGGGCCTGTTTCGACGGCGAGTACCCGATGGAGCTGCCGGACCCCGAGCTGCTCGGCAAGCGGCTCCTGGAGACCGAGCTGGCCGCCGGGCCCGCCGCCACGGCCGCCACCGACGCGATCCGCCGCCCGTAG
- a CDS encoding Uma2 family endonuclease codes for MTVMAERTSQMSVVEFETIAAAAPETVTLEFINGRIGVKKVADGDHNVIVSWLARRCMQSRPDLDLTYGQGLRVETYREGRAKPDAVLAPEAHFAGHGEWAAPDGALMVVEVTSYDSDTDRRDRHEKPTAYGQVGIPLYLLIDRDSCTVTVHSKPDRQVGGYRAVHTAKFGEKVRIPGPMNIELDTEILKNYVR; via the coding sequence ATGACGGTTATGGCCGAGCGCACGTCTCAGATGTCGGTGGTGGAGTTCGAAACGATCGCCGCCGCCGCTCCCGAGACCGTCACGTTGGAGTTCATCAACGGACGGATCGGAGTCAAGAAGGTGGCAGACGGAGACCACAACGTCATCGTCTCCTGGCTGGCCCGGCGCTGCATGCAGTCCAGGCCCGACCTGGACCTGACGTACGGTCAAGGTCTCCGGGTGGAGACCTATCGGGAGGGAAGGGCGAAACCGGATGCGGTGCTCGCGCCCGAGGCCCACTTCGCAGGACACGGTGAATGGGCCGCCCCTGACGGCGCGCTCATGGTCGTAGAGGTGACCTCGTACGACTCGGACACCGACCGGCGGGACCGGCACGAGAAGCCGACTGCTTACGGCCAGGTCGGAATCCCCCTATACCTCTTGATCGACCGGGACTCCTGCACGGTCACCGTGCACAGCAAGCCGGACCGACAGGTTGGCGGCTACCGCGCTGTCCACACCGCGAAGTTCGGCGAGAAGGTCCGCATCCCCGGCCCGATGAACATCGAACTGGACACAGAGATCCTCAAGAACTACGTCCGCTAG
- a CDS encoding DUF6274 family protein: protein MAASARHETRALLRAHLSAASSYRHLTRHCPICHRLLRLASEPGAGGEDGTEETAEDETPSKA, encoded by the coding sequence ATGGCGGCGTCCGCTCGGCACGAGACCCGCGCATTGCTCCGTGCTCACTTGTCGGCCGCCTCGTCGTACCGCCACCTCACCCGCCACTGCCCGATCTGCCACCGGCTGTTACGGCTGGCGTCGGAGCCCGGGGCCGGCGGCGAGGACGGCACGGAGGAGACCGCGGAGGACGAGACGCCCTCCAAGGCGTGA